In Sphingopyxis sp. 113P3, one DNA window encodes the following:
- a CDS encoding Lrp/AsnC family transcriptional regulator, which produces MAEKAGELDEFDRKMLAILRDEGRITVTDLAERVGLSKTPCQVRLRRLIASGVIRGFRAAIDPVKIGMDHVAFAEVKLSDTREAALKEFNAAVRRIPEVEECHMIASSFDYLLKVRTANINRYRVVLGERISSLPYVASTSTFVAMETVKDSWS; this is translated from the coding sequence ATGGCCGAAAAGGCAGGAGAATTGGATGAGTTCGATCGCAAAATGCTGGCAATTCTGCGCGATGAGGGGCGGATCACGGTCACCGATCTCGCCGAACGGGTGGGATTATCGAAAACGCCGTGCCAGGTCCGGCTTCGGCGGTTGATCGCAAGCGGCGTGATCCGGGGCTTCCGGGCGGCCATTGATCCGGTGAAGATCGGCATGGATCATGTTGCCTTCGCCGAGGTCAAGCTCAGCGACACGCGCGAGGCGGCGCTCAAGGAATTCAACGCAGCTGTGCGCCGCATTCCCGAGGTCGAGGAGTGCCACATGATCGCGAGCAGCTTTGACTATCTGCTGAAGGTGCGCACGGCCAATATCAACCGCTACCGGGTCGTGCTCGGCGAACGCATATCGAGCCTGCCGTACGTCGCGAGCACCTCTACCTTCGTTGCGATGGAGACGGTGAAGGACAGCTGGAGCTGA
- a CDS encoding helicase HerA domain-containing protein, whose translation MNSSIEIGTDGAGRPVHVNVQELLATRLLVQGNSGSGKSHLLRRLLEESAGLVQQVVIDPEGDFVTLSDAYNHVVINAGDYNEREIATMGARIREHRASIILSLDALDIEAQMSCAAAFLNALFDAPREHWFPALVVVDEAQMFAPSASGDVSDAVRRASLAAMTNLMCRGRKRGLAGAIATQRLAKLAKNVAAEASNFLMGRTFLDIDMARAADLLGMERRQAEQIRDLERGSFLGLGPAISRRPVSVRIGTTQTHSRGGTHGLLPLPEAEPNDMRSMLFAAMETAPPPSPPPAPPPVAAGELLRRISEGDDRPVRAATPAPEAPEVDAADVEDAVAAALREMLADPDCAFHPESFLYQDFSVRCRMQRLARVPLDLAAFRRRFALAKGGIFDPAEPRWQEILGAAARLPDDMLAPFVLIARAAAEGLPCPDDDALGRAYGTRSPGRVRRLVEYMERQGAVVVRSDFGGRRSIGIPELGLSTEAE comes from the coding sequence GTGAACAGCAGCATCGAAATCGGAACCGATGGCGCCGGACGGCCGGTGCACGTCAATGTGCAGGAACTGCTTGCAACCCGTCTGCTTGTCCAGGGCAATTCGGGGTCGGGCAAGTCGCACCTGCTACGACGGCTGCTCGAGGAAAGCGCAGGGCTTGTCCAGCAGGTCGTAATCGATCCCGAAGGCGATTTCGTCACGCTTTCAGATGCTTACAATCACGTCGTGATCAACGCGGGCGATTATAACGAGCGCGAGATCGCGACAATGGGTGCGCGCATTCGCGAGCATCGTGCCTCGATCATTCTCAGTCTCGACGCGCTCGACATAGAGGCGCAGATGAGCTGCGCTGCGGCTTTCTTGAACGCGCTGTTCGACGCACCGCGCGAGCACTGGTTCCCCGCGCTGGTCGTGGTCGACGAAGCCCAGATGTTCGCGCCGAGCGCCTCGGGCGATGTATCCGACGCGGTAAGGCGCGCGAGCCTCGCCGCGATGACCAACCTGATGTGCCGTGGGCGCAAGCGCGGCCTCGCCGGTGCCATCGCAACCCAGCGCCTTGCCAAGCTTGCCAAGAATGTCGCGGCCGAGGCGAGCAATTTCCTGATGGGCCGTACCTTTCTCGACATCGACATGGCGCGCGCCGCCGATCTGCTCGGCATGGAGCGGCGGCAGGCGGAGCAGATCCGCGACCTTGAACGCGGCAGCTTCCTCGGCCTCGGTCCTGCCATCTCGCGTCGTCCCGTGTCGGTACGCATCGGCACAACGCAAACGCATTCGCGCGGCGGAACGCACGGACTTTTGCCGCTTCCCGAGGCGGAACCCAACGACATGCGCTCGATGCTGTTTGCCGCGATGGAAACCGCCCCGCCCCCATCGCCTCCTCCGGCGCCTCCCCCCGTAGCCGCCGGCGAACTCCTCCGCCGGATCAGCGAGGGCGACGACAGACCCGTCCGCGCTGCGACGCCCGCCCCCGAAGCCCCCGAGGTGGACGCCGCCGATGTCGAGGACGCTGTCGCGGCGGCCCTGCGCGAAATGCTCGCCGACCCTGATTGCGCTTTTCATCCCGAGAGCTTTCTCTATCAGGATTTCTCGGTGCGCTGCCGGATGCAACGGCTCGCGCGCGTGCCGCTCGACCTCGCGGCCTTCCGCCGCCGCTTCGCGCTCGCCAAGGGCGGCATCTTCGACCCTGCCGAGCCCCGCTGGCAGGAAATATTGGGCGCAGCTGCCCGGCTTCCAGACGACATGCTTGCCCCCTTCGTACTGATTGCACGCGCCGCAGCCGAGGGGCTCCCCTGCCCCGACGACGACGCGCTCGGCCGCGCCTATGGCACTCGCTCACCCGGCCGGGTCCGCCGACTGGTCGAATATATGGAGCGGCAGGGTGCCGTCGTGGTCCGCTCCGACTTTGGCGGCCGCCGCTCGATTGGCATCCCCGAGCTCGGGCTCAGCACCGAGGCCGAATAA
- the cobA gene encoding uroporphyrinogen-III C-methyltransferase: MPHDDFAPGMVWLVGAGPGDPELLTMKAVRLIAAADIVFYDALVSPEVLALIPPQAERVSVGKRSGRHSKDQQTIDALLVAAAGAGRRVVRLKGGDPSLFGRSAEEIGALSAAGHNVRICPGVTAASAAAASAGVSLSLRGVAPGVRFVTAHSRHGAALGPDWNALAADSSTLAFYMGRDAAPEITRQLIAAGLPGSTPVIAACNVSRADEQQVVTRLDLLGLAVRSLAPGAPTLILVGEAVRGARQASRACAAAAPGPAREASTPPRSGRSCP, translated from the coding sequence ATGCCGCATGATGATTTCGCCCCCGGGATGGTGTGGCTCGTCGGGGCGGGCCCCGGCGACCCTGAACTGCTGACGATGAAGGCGGTCCGGCTGATCGCTGCGGCCGACATCGTCTTCTACGACGCGCTCGTCAGCCCCGAAGTGCTTGCCTTGATCCCGCCGCAAGCCGAGCGGGTGAGCGTCGGCAAGAGATCAGGGCGCCACTCGAAGGACCAGCAGACGATCGACGCGTTGCTCGTTGCGGCCGCAGGCGCGGGACGGCGCGTTGTGCGACTGAAAGGCGGCGATCCGTCGCTCTTCGGACGCTCGGCCGAAGAGATCGGCGCACTCAGCGCAGCGGGGCACAATGTCCGTATTTGTCCTGGCGTCACCGCTGCGAGTGCCGCCGCCGCGTCGGCGGGGGTATCGCTGTCGCTGCGCGGCGTTGCGCCTGGCGTGCGCTTTGTCACCGCGCACAGCCGCCACGGCGCGGCACTGGGCCCAGATTGGAATGCGCTCGCAGCCGACAGCTCGACGCTCGCTTTCTACATGGGACGCGACGCCGCGCCCGAAATCACCCGGCAGCTTATTGCAGCAGGCTTGCCTGGCTCAACGCCCGTGATCGCCGCATGCAACGTCAGCCGCGCCGACGAACAGCAGGTCGTGACCCGGCTCGACCTCCTTGGTCTTGCCGTCCGTTCGCTTGCCCCCGGCGCCCCCACGTTGATCCTGGTCGGTGAAGCGGTGCGCGGCGCCAGGCAAGCCAGCAGGGCCTGCGCCGCCGCCGCGCCCGGTCCTGCGCGCGAAGCTTCTACCCCTCCCCGCTCCGGTCGATCATGTCCATGA
- a CDS encoding nitrate reductase, whose protein sequence is MAEAIRTTCAYCGVGCGIRARVTGARSVEIVGDPDHPANRGRLCSKGTHLGETVGLEGRLLYPTIAGRRASWDKALDLVARRFKETIARHGPGSVAFYVSGQLLTEDYYVANKLMKGFIGSANIDTNSRLCMSSAVAGHMRAFGEDVVPATYDDLDAADLFILVGSNTAWCHPIVYQRIRARCEAGAKLVVIDPRRTETAEEADLHLAIRPGSDVALMNGLLQYCRETGIVDEAYLGAHVAVPEEFWDRLGEGNDLWSAARICDVAAADLRHFYELFAATPRTVTLFSQGINQSTAGTDQVNAITNLHLATGRIGKPGAAPFSITGQPNAMGGREVGGLASTLAAHRDFTAESRASVQRFWAAPTMAEKPGLKAVDMFRAVGEGRIKALWVMATNPAVSMPDANRVREALEACPFVVVSDVIEKTDTTAFAHVRLPAAAWGEKDGTVTNSDRTISRQRALFPLPGEARPDWWIVKEVARRMGWKTAFAYDRPADIWREHCRLSTYENEGARRFALPGAAQGGNAAYDAMLPFRWGGDRPYADGRFSTEDGRARLIWVTQKPLPDPLVKWPLTLNTGRYRDQWHSMTRTGLAPKLARHREEPLVEVHPCDGARLGLSNGGLARVDTPQGESVYRVAYSEGQRMGEMFVPIHWTDRTASGGRTGLLPRPLVDPVSGQPGFKRTPASIAPVTPLWRGFLLLAEELADRPACLWATRVAVPAGVLWELAGDEDLQRIEALLPRGERIEAQDPARGTRRIAIVANGRLAGALFVTRSGELPPRDWLIAQLAAPAVAPTLLAGRAPGAQADRGPLVCVCFDVGMTTIVAAIRDQGLTDVAAIGTALRAGTNCGSCRPALARIIAEEKSHAA, encoded by the coding sequence ATGGCAGAGGCGATCCGCACCACCTGCGCCTATTGCGGTGTCGGCTGCGGCATCCGTGCGAGGGTGACGGGCGCGCGCAGCGTCGAGATCGTCGGTGACCCCGACCATCCTGCGAACCGCGGTCGCCTCTGCTCGAAGGGCACGCATCTGGGGGAGACGGTCGGGCTTGAAGGCCGCCTCCTTTATCCGACGATCGCAGGTCGCCGTGCGAGCTGGGACAAGGCGCTCGATCTTGTTGCCAGACGTTTCAAGGAAACCATTGCCCGCCACGGGCCGGGCAGCGTTGCTTTCTACGTCTCGGGTCAGCTTCTGACCGAGGATTATTATGTCGCGAACAAGCTGATGAAGGGCTTCATCGGCAGCGCAAACATCGACACCAACTCGCGCCTGTGCATGTCGAGCGCGGTCGCGGGTCACATGCGCGCCTTCGGGGAGGATGTCGTCCCGGCGACCTACGACGATCTCGACGCGGCCGACCTGTTCATTCTGGTGGGATCGAACACCGCCTGGTGTCACCCGATCGTCTACCAGCGCATCCGTGCGCGCTGCGAGGCGGGCGCGAAGCTTGTCGTGATCGACCCGCGCCGCACCGAAACCGCCGAAGAAGCCGACCTCCACCTCGCGATCCGGCCCGGCAGCGACGTCGCCTTGATGAACGGACTTCTCCAATATTGCCGCGAGACGGGCATCGTCGACGAGGCCTATCTCGGCGCGCATGTTGCGGTACCGGAGGAGTTTTGGGATCGGCTTGGAGAGGGAAATGACCTGTGGTCGGCAGCGCGCATCTGCGACGTCGCCGCCGCGGATCTCAGGCATTTCTATGAGCTCTTCGCCGCGACGCCGCGCACCGTCACGCTTTTCAGCCAGGGGATCAACCAATCGACCGCGGGAACCGACCAGGTCAATGCGATCACCAACCTCCACCTCGCGACAGGCCGGATCGGCAAACCGGGTGCCGCCCCCTTCTCGATCACCGGCCAGCCCAACGCGATGGGCGGTCGCGAGGTCGGAGGGCTCGCCTCGACACTCGCTGCGCACCGGGATTTCACAGCAGAGAGCCGCGCCAGCGTCCAGCGCTTCTGGGCGGCGCCGACCATGGCCGAAAAGCCCGGCCTTAAGGCCGTCGACATGTTCCGCGCGGTTGGCGAAGGCCGGATCAAGGCGCTCTGGGTCATGGCGACCAACCCCGCCGTCTCGATGCCCGATGCCAACCGCGTGCGCGAAGCGCTCGAAGCCTGCCCCTTCGTCGTGGTCAGCGATGTGATCGAGAAGACGGACACCACCGCCTTTGCACACGTGCGCCTTCCGGCTGCTGCGTGGGGTGAGAAGGACGGAACCGTCACCAATTCGGACCGCACGATCAGCCGTCAGCGCGCGCTCTTTCCTCTCCCCGGCGAGGCACGGCCCGACTGGTGGATCGTCAAGGAAGTCGCGCGCCGCATGGGTTGGAAAACCGCTTTCGCCTATGACCGGCCTGCCGACATCTGGCGCGAGCATTGCCGCCTTTCAACCTACGAGAATGAAGGCGCGCGCCGCTTTGCGCTGCCCGGTGCCGCGCAGGGCGGAAACGCCGCCTATGACGCGATGCTTCCTTTTCGCTGGGGCGGCGACCGCCCCTATGCAGACGGGCGTTTTTCGACCGAGGACGGCCGCGCACGACTGATTTGGGTCACGCAGAAGCCGCTTCCGGATCCCCTCGTCAAATGGCCGCTCACGCTCAATACGGGGCGTTACCGCGACCAATGGCACAGCATGACGCGCACGGGGCTCGCCCCCAAATTGGCGCGACATCGCGAAGAGCCACTGGTCGAGGTGCACCCATGCGATGGCGCTCGGCTCGGGCTCAGCAACGGGGGGCTGGCGAGGGTCGACACCCCGCAGGGGGAAAGCGTCTACCGCGTCGCCTATTCCGAAGGCCAGCGCATGGGCGAGATGTTCGTGCCGATCCACTGGACCGATCGCACTGCGAGCGGCGGAAGAACCGGGCTGCTGCCCCGCCCGCTCGTCGATCCTGTCTCGGGCCAACCGGGATTCAAGCGCACGCCTGCGTCCATCGCTCCCGTCACGCCGCTATGGCGCGGCTTTCTGCTCCTTGCCGAGGAGCTCGCTGATCGACCGGCGTGTCTCTGGGCGACCCGCGTAGCGGTTCCCGCAGGGGTCCTCTGGGAGCTCGCAGGCGACGAGGATCTCCAGCGTATCGAGGCACTTCTACCGCGCGGCGAACGGATCGAGGCGCAGGACCCTGCGCGCGGGACGCGGCGCATCGCGATCGTCGCGAACGGGCGCCTTGCCGGCGCCTTGTTCGTGACGCGAAGCGGCGAACTCCCGCCACGCGACTGGCTGATCGCGCAGCTTGCCGCTCCCGCGGTCGCGCCCACGCTGCTCGCCGGACGCGCGCCGGGTGCGCAAGCCGACCGGGGTCCGCTCGTCTGCGTCTGCTTCGATGTCGGGATGACGACAATCGTCGCCGCGATCCGCGATCAAGGCCTCACCGACGTCGCCGCGATCGGGACCGCACTGCGCGCCGGCACCAATTGCGGTTCGTGCCGCCCCGCGCTCGCGCGCATCATTGCCGAGGAGAAGAGCCATGCCGCATGA
- the nirD gene encoding nitrite reductase small subunit NirD, whose product MSTAEWLDIGWVDQIPVRGSRTVQVEGGDDIALFRTAEGKIFALRDRCPHKHGRLSQGIVHGGAVACPLHNWRISLATGEALGDDRGCTPTVPVKIDGGRVLLCRASTLMAAA is encoded by the coding sequence ATGAGCACCGCAGAATGGCTCGATATCGGCTGGGTAGACCAGATCCCCGTGCGCGGCAGCCGCACCGTACAGGTCGAAGGCGGCGATGATATCGCGCTTTTCCGCACGGCGGAGGGCAAGATATTCGCGCTTCGCGACCGCTGCCCGCACAAGCACGGGCGCCTCAGCCAGGGCATCGTACACGGGGGGGCGGTCGCCTGTCCGCTCCACAACTGGCGGATCAGCCTCGCGACGGGCGAGGCGCTGGGCGACGACAGGGGGTGCACACCGACCGTGCCCGTCAAGATCGATGGCGGCCGCGTCCTCCTTTGCCGCGCGAGCACGCTGATGGCGGCTGCTTGA
- the nirB gene encoding nitrite reductase large subunit NirB: protein MEHRPITAESDTREHLVVIGNGMAGCRAVEELLARDPSRFRITIFGAEPRVNYNRIMLSPVLAGEKEFGDIIINDADWYASNAIALVAGDPVVAIDRAARTVTTRSGLVERYDRLLIATGSDPFIIPVPGKDLPGVIAFRDMDDVNAMLAAADAGKKKGGGAAVVIGGGLLGLEAAHGLSLRGMKVTVLHLMPTLMERQLDEAAGWLLKQALEARGQTILTGADTAEIVGEMKVEGVKLKDGTLIPADLVVMAVGIRPSTQLARDAGLAVGRGIQVDDHMVTSDPAVLAVGECVEHDGQVYGLVAPLWDMCRSLADGLVDKPTGYRGSVTSTKLKVSGIDVFSAGDFSGGDECEDIVLRDASRGVYKRVVLRDDRVVGAVLYGDTADGNWYFDLLKTQEDVSALRDILIFGQAFASGGGRADPKAAVAALSDDAEICGCNGVTKGQVVSSIAKGAHSLDAVRSSCKASASCGSCTGLVETLLALTLGDEVRSGPKTLCKCTSFGHDDVRREIIAQGMRSIPEVMQKLHWATPDGCSSCRPALNYYLLCALPGEYQDDQQSRFVNERLHANIQKDGTYSVVPRMWGGITSPAELRAIADVVEKFNAPMVKVTGGQRLDIFGIKKEDLPAVWADLNAAGMVSGHAYGKALRTVKTCVGSEWCRFGTQDSTGLGVKIERMSWGSWMPHKFKIAVSGCPRNCAEATIKDFGIVCVDSGYELHVGGNGGIHVRATDLLCKVASEQEAMDYCAAFIQLYREEARYLERTAPWIERVGLDYVKARIVEDDAGREALRARFLVSQSFSQGDPWAQRAEGAEAEHHAPMARFTPQEELA, encoded by the coding sequence ATGGAACATCGCCCAATTACGGCGGAGAGCGACACGCGCGAGCATCTTGTGGTGATCGGCAACGGCATGGCGGGATGCCGTGCGGTCGAGGAGCTGCTCGCCCGCGACCCTTCCCGCTTTCGTATCACGATTTTCGGCGCCGAGCCGCGGGTCAATTACAACCGTATCATGCTCTCCCCGGTCCTCGCTGGGGAGAAGGAGTTCGGCGATATCATCATCAACGACGCCGACTGGTATGCGTCGAACGCAATCGCGCTGGTTGCAGGCGATCCGGTGGTCGCGATTGACCGCGCGGCAAGGACGGTGACGACGCGCAGCGGGCTGGTCGAGCGGTACGACCGGCTGCTGATCGCGACCGGCTCTGACCCCTTCATCATTCCGGTGCCAGGCAAGGATCTTCCCGGCGTCATCGCCTTCCGCGACATGGACGATGTCAACGCAATGCTTGCAGCCGCCGACGCCGGCAAGAAGAAGGGCGGCGGCGCGGCGGTGGTCATCGGGGGCGGGCTGCTTGGACTTGAAGCGGCGCACGGGCTTTCCTTGCGGGGCATGAAGGTCACCGTCCTTCACCTGATGCCGACGCTGATGGAGCGGCAGCTCGACGAGGCGGCAGGGTGGCTCCTCAAGCAGGCGCTGGAGGCGCGCGGCCAGACGATACTGACCGGCGCCGACACCGCCGAGATCGTCGGGGAGATGAAGGTCGAAGGCGTGAAGCTCAAGGACGGAACGCTTATCCCGGCCGATCTCGTCGTGATGGCAGTCGGCATCCGCCCTTCGACCCAGCTCGCCCGTGACGCGGGCCTTGCCGTGGGGCGCGGCATTCAGGTCGACGACCATATGGTGACCAGCGATCCGGCGGTTCTGGCGGTGGGCGAATGCGTTGAACATGACGGACAGGTCTACGGCCTCGTTGCGCCGCTCTGGGACATGTGCCGGAGCCTTGCCGATGGCCTGGTCGACAAGCCCACGGGCTATCGCGGCTCGGTGACGTCGACCAAGCTGAAAGTCTCGGGGATCGACGTCTTCTCGGCGGGCGATTTCTCAGGCGGCGACGAGTGCGAGGACATCGTCCTGCGCGATGCCAGCCGCGGGGTCTACAAGCGCGTGGTGCTTCGGGACGATCGCGTCGTGGGCGCCGTTCTCTACGGAGACACCGCCGACGGGAACTGGTATTTCGATCTTCTCAAGACCCAGGAAGATGTCTCGGCGCTTCGCGACATATTGATCTTCGGCCAGGCCTTCGCCTCCGGAGGTGGGCGGGCGGACCCTAAGGCCGCCGTTGCAGCGCTTTCCGATGACGCGGAAATCTGCGGCTGCAACGGCGTGACAAAGGGGCAGGTAGTCTCGTCCATTGCCAAGGGAGCACACAGCCTCGACGCGGTGCGGAGCAGTTGCAAGGCATCGGCAAGCTGCGGGTCATGCACCGGTCTTGTCGAAACTCTGCTCGCCTTGACCTTGGGCGATGAGGTGCGATCGGGACCGAAGACTTTGTGCAAATGCACAAGCTTCGGCCACGACGATGTCCGCCGCGAGATCATCGCGCAAGGCATGCGCTCGATCCCCGAGGTCATGCAGAAGTTGCACTGGGCGACGCCCGACGGCTGCTCCTCCTGCCGCCCTGCACTCAATTACTATCTGCTTTGCGCGCTCCCTGGCGAATATCAGGACGACCAGCAGAGCCGCTTCGTCAACGAACGGCTCCATGCCAATATCCAGAAGGACGGCACCTACTCGGTCGTCCCGCGCATGTGGGGCGGGATCACGAGCCCCGCCGAGCTGCGCGCGATCGCAGACGTGGTCGAGAAATTCAATGCCCCGATGGTCAAGGTGACCGGCGGCCAGCGGCTCGACATATTCGGGATCAAGAAAGAGGATCTGCCGGCGGTCTGGGCGGATCTCAATGCTGCCGGAATGGTCTCAGGTCACGCCTATGGCAAGGCGCTGCGGACGGTTAAGACCTGCGTGGGATCCGAATGGTGCCGCTTTGGAACGCAGGATTCCACGGGGCTCGGCGTCAAGATCGAGCGGATGAGCTGGGGCAGCTGGATGCCGCACAAGTTCAAGATCGCGGTCTCGGGCTGTCCGCGCAACTGCGCCGAGGCGACGATCAAGGATTTTGGAATTGTCTGCGTCGACAGCGGCTACGAGCTCCATGTCGGCGGAAACGGCGGCATCCATGTCCGCGCGACCGACCTGCTGTGCAAGGTTGCGAGTGAACAGGAAGCGATGGATTATTGCGCCGCCTTCATCCAGCTCTACCGCGAGGAAGCCCGCTATCTTGAGCGCACCGCGCCGTGGATCGAACGTGTGGGTCTCGATTATGTCAAGGCGCGCATCGTCGAAGACGACGCTGGCCGTGAAGCGCTGCGCGCCCGCTTCCTCGTCTCGCAGAGCTTCTCGCAGGGAGACCCCTGGGCGCAGCGTGCTGAGGGCGCCGAGGCCGAACATCATGCGCCAATGGCGCGCTTCACACCGCAGGAGGAGTTGGCATGA
- a CDS encoding alginate export family protein, whose protein sequence is MPTTLCAQDIVLSPLGEARLRYESVDQQGFAGADALTLRVRAGVAAKADRWSALIEGQGNLAIIDDYFSGLGGSPATPLIADPENIALSRAQLRYAAPGVVITAGRQRLAFDDERFVGSVSFRQNSQSFDAVRAEIAPAQGVTAHIAYAWSVRTIWGIDGTGARPQAVSGDNLFGTLGVATPLGKLTAFANLVDQDEPAVQDFQLSSQSYGARLEGRQKLGAAKIAYQFSYARQSDWHRNPNRYAADYYLVDVGVDLGGPRVGAGYEVMGASDGAPLTSFQTPLATGFKFQGWADKFLVTPPDGVRDLYASAGWSWKAIGPLKAVTLQAVYHDYRSDRASRSYGEEIDLLAGATLGRSTASLRFARYRADGFAADTNKFWLQLDWII, encoded by the coding sequence ATGCCGACCACGCTCTGCGCACAGGACATCGTGCTTTCCCCGCTCGGCGAGGCCCGTTTGCGCTATGAAAGCGTCGATCAGCAGGGTTTCGCGGGAGCCGACGCGCTGACGCTGCGCGTCCGGGCCGGGGTCGCGGCGAAAGCCGATCGCTGGTCGGCCCTGATCGAGGGCCAGGGCAATCTCGCGATCATCGATGATTATTTCAGCGGCCTTGGGGGGTCGCCCGCAACCCCGCTGATTGCAGACCCCGAAAACATCGCCCTTAGCCGCGCGCAGCTTCGCTATGCTGCGCCCGGCGTCGTGATCACGGCCGGACGCCAGCGGCTGGCCTTCGATGATGAGCGTTTCGTCGGTTCGGTCAGCTTTCGCCAAAACAGCCAGAGCTTCGACGCAGTGCGCGCCGAAATCGCACCTGCGCAAGGTGTAACGGCACACATCGCCTATGCGTGGAGCGTCCGCACGATCTGGGGCATCGACGGCACTGGTGCGCGGCCGCAGGCGGTGTCGGGCGACAATCTGTTTGGCACGCTTGGCGTCGCGACACCGCTCGGAAAGCTCACCGCTTTCGCCAATCTTGTGGATCAGGACGAGCCCGCGGTGCAGGATTTCCAACTATCGAGCCAGAGCTATGGCGCGCGGCTCGAGGGAAGGCAAAAGCTCGGCGCGGCAAAAATCGCCTATCAATTTTCCTATGCGCGCCAGTCGGACTGGCACCGAAATCCCAATCGATACGCGGCCGATTATTATCTGGTCGACGTCGGGGTCGATCTCGGCGGCCCGCGGGTTGGCGCCGGATATGAAGTGATGGGCGCGAGCGACGGGGCCCCGCTCACCAGTTTCCAGACCCCGCTTGCAACCGGGTTCAAATTCCAGGGGTGGGCGGACAAATTCCTGGTCACGCCGCCCGATGGCGTGCGCGACCTCTACGCGAGTGCGGGCTGGAGCTGGAAAGCGATCGGCCCGCTCAAGGCCGTCACGCTCCAGGCGGTTTATCACGACTATCGCAGCGATCGGGCGAGCCGTTCCTATGGCGAGGAGATAGACCTGCTCGCGGGCGCGACGCTCGGCAGATCCACCGCGTCTCTTCGCTTCGCCCGCTACCGCGCCGACGGCTTTGCCGCCGATACGAACAAATTTTGGCTCCAACTGGACTGGATAATCTGA
- a CDS encoding nitrate/nitrite transporter: protein MTKEQSSFWSSGHWPTLVAAFLYFDLAFMVWVILGPLAPAISEDLGLTPAQKGLMVAVPTLAGAILRVSNGLLVDRIGPKLSGAISQAIVIAGLLTAWMMGVSSFAGTLALGVVLGFAGASFAIALPLASRWYPPEHQGKAMGLAGMGNSGTVLAALFAPGLAKLFGWNAVLGLACIPLTVVFVAYLFMAKDAPHSPAPKKLIDYFEPLKSADAWWLMAFYSVTFGGFVGLAASLTIYFTDQFHLTPVIAGYCTAGCVFAGSLVRPLGGALADRIGGVRALMIVYVVAALALAGVPQAASLPAALALFVIAMLALGTGNGSVFQLVPQRFSDEIGVMTGLVGMAGGVGGFYLASSLGFAKQWTGSFAPGFYIFAGLAVAALAALMFVKKQWRTTWSAPEGVRI from the coding sequence ATGACGAAGGAACAATCAAGCTTCTGGTCGAGCGGACATTGGCCGACATTGGTCGCAGCCTTTCTCTATTTCGACCTCGCCTTCATGGTGTGGGTCATCCTCGGGCCGCTCGCGCCTGCAATCTCCGAGGATCTGGGGCTCACGCCAGCCCAAAAGGGATTGATGGTCGCCGTCCCGACGCTCGCGGGTGCGATTTTGCGCGTCAGCAATGGCCTGCTCGTCGATCGCATCGGCCCCAAGCTCTCGGGCGCGATCAGCCAGGCGATCGTCATCGCCGGGCTCCTGACCGCGTGGATGATGGGAGTATCGAGCTTTGCAGGAACGCTCGCGCTCGGCGTTGTCCTCGGCTTTGCGGGGGCGAGCTTTGCGATCGCGCTGCCGCTGGCAAGCCGCTGGTACCCACCCGAACACCAGGGCAAGGCGATGGGGCTTGCCGGCATGGGCAACTCAGGGACGGTGCTCGCTGCTCTTTTTGCACCCGGTCTTGCAAAGCTGTTCGGATGGAATGCCGTTCTCGGCCTTGCCTGCATCCCGCTCACGGTCGTTTTCGTCGCCTATCTCTTCATGGCGAAGGACGCCCCCCATAGCCCCGCGCCCAAGAAGCTGATCGATTATTTCGAGCCGCTCAAGTCCGCCGACGCCTGGTGGCTGATGGCCTTTTATTCGGTAACGTTCGGGGGTTTCGTCGGGCTCGCCGCCTCCTTGACCATCTATTTTACCGACCAGTTTCACCTCACTCCTGTGATTGCGGGCTATTGCACCGCGGGCTGCGTCTTTGCAGGGTCGCTCGTACGGCCATTGGGCGGCGCGTTGGCCGACCGGATCGGCGGCGTGCGTGCGCTCATGATTGTCTATGTGGTAGCGGCGCTCGCGCTCGCAGGCGTGCCCCAGGCTGCAAGCCTGCCCGCCGCGCTCGCTCTGTTCGTTATTGCGATGCTCGCGCTTGGCACCGGCAACGGATCGGTCTTCCAGCTGGTTCCCCAGCGCTTTTCCGATGAAATCGGCGTGATGACCGGGCTTGTCGGTATGGCAGGAGGCGTCGGCGGCTTCTACCTCGCCTCCTCTCTCGGTTTCGCCAAACAGTGGACAGGCAGCTTTGCCCCTGGATTTTATATCTTTGCCGGGCTCGCTGTGGCCGCCCTCGCCGCGCTGATGTTCGTCAAGAAGCAGTGGCGGACCACCTGGAGTGCACCCGAGGGCGTGCGGATCTGA